One segment of Actinomyces sp. 432 DNA contains the following:
- a CDS encoding PadR family transcriptional regulator: MDTRLTLLGLLGTGPGYGYDLKTHWDRWFADTKPLAFGQVYAALARLLRDGLIVQLGAEAGAGPERKRYEITETGRAAVEEWIRSPEVPSDSIQADLFAKTIIAILLDDDAEHLLDLQRAAHTQRMRELTRRKEGADLHTILVADHALYHLEADLRWIDLTAARLNELRREVRA, from the coding sequence ATGGATACCCGCCTCACGCTTCTCGGCCTACTCGGCACCGGCCCCGGCTACGGCTACGACCTCAAGACGCACTGGGACCGCTGGTTCGCCGACACCAAGCCGCTCGCCTTCGGCCAGGTCTACGCCGCCCTCGCCCGACTGCTGCGCGACGGTCTCATCGTCCAGCTCGGCGCCGAAGCCGGTGCCGGACCGGAACGCAAACGCTACGAGATCACCGAAACCGGACGCGCCGCCGTGGAGGAGTGGATCCGCAGCCCCGAGGTCCCCTCCGACTCCATTCAGGCCGACCTGTTTGCCAAGACCATCATCGCCATCCTGCTCGACGACGACGCCGAGCACCTCCTGGACCTGCAACGCGCCGCCCACACCCAGCGCATGCGGGAGCTCACCCGCCGCAAGGAGGGGGCCGACCTGCACACGATCCTCGTCGCCGACCACGCCCTTTACCACCTGGAGGCGGACCTGCGCTGGATCGACCTAACCGCTGCCCGCCTCAACGAGTTGCGCCGGGAGGTTCGGGCATGA
- a CDS encoding ABC transporter ATP-binding protein has product MSTAPSDSSSVSVSALPSAAPTGAASSTSSPASAPEVIVRARRLELAFGATRALRGIDLDIAAGEVLAITGPSGSGKSTLLHVLAGVLTPDAGSVLYGGRDVATLNEAARARLRLAEFGFIFQFGQLLPDLSALDNVTLPLLLAGVSRREALERSHTQLTALDLGEHEHKLPTQLSGGQAQRVAVARALVTSPRILFADEPTGSLDSLAAEQTMGALLKAARAARSALVIVTHDARVAAYADREVIIRDGCVSLNNGLLVAARSDGEEQAR; this is encoded by the coding sequence ATGAGCACCGCACCCTCAGACTCATCCTCCGTATCCGTTTCAGCCCTGCCGTCTGCAGCGCCTACAGGAGCCGCTTCATCCACGTCCTCCCCCGCCTCGGCACCCGAGGTGATCGTGCGGGCGCGCCGACTGGAGCTTGCCTTCGGCGCCACCCGCGCCTTGCGCGGCATCGACCTCGACATCGCCGCGGGCGAGGTCCTGGCCATTACCGGCCCCTCCGGGTCGGGCAAGTCCACGCTGCTGCACGTGCTGGCGGGAGTGCTGACACCCGACGCCGGCAGCGTGCTCTACGGCGGCCGCGACGTTGCCACCCTGAATGAGGCCGCACGCGCCCGCCTGCGCCTCGCGGAGTTCGGCTTCATCTTCCAGTTCGGTCAGCTCCTGCCGGACCTGTCGGCGCTGGACAATGTCACGCTGCCGCTACTGCTGGCGGGCGTCTCGCGCCGGGAGGCCCTGGAACGCTCGCATACCCAACTGACGGCCCTCGACCTGGGCGAGCACGAGCACAAGCTGCCCACGCAACTCTCGGGCGGGCAGGCACAACGCGTCGCCGTCGCCCGCGCCCTGGTCACTTCGCCGCGCATCCTGTTCGCGGACGAGCCCACCGGTTCCCTGGACTCCCTGGCCGCCGAGCAGACGATGGGCGCCCTGCTCAAGGCCGCGCGTGCGGCGCGCTCCGCTCTGGTGATCGTCACTCACGACGCCCGCGTCGCCGCCTACGCCGACCGCGAGGTGATCATCCGCGACGGGTGCGTCAGCCTCAACAACGGCCTGCTCGTCGCAGCTCGGTCCGACGGCGAGGAGCAGGCACGATGA